GCGCGCGAAGCCTCAGCATCGCATAGCGACCGGAAAACCGTACGGCATTGAGATAAGCGAATGTGGAGGTCGACGTGCCGTAGCCTGGGCGCACCGCCTCGATGACTTCAACGTCTGCCCCTTTGCCGCTAAGATGATACGCAAGTGACGCACCAACGATCCCGGCTCCGATGATGACGATTTTCATATTCGCTCCTGCTTCACATATTCGAACAAGTATGGGAAAACTGTAACACCGGCATGACAATTGGCGGATCTGCTCGGCCGGTTCCGGACCATCCCTCGAGGAAATTTTCATTTTGACGATCATTGCTCGCGAAAAAGTAGGCCAAGCACTCAAGGAAGAAATTGCAAGTGGAGTCGCCAAGCCGGGCATGCAGTTGCCCAGTGAAAGCGCGCTCGCCGCTCGTTTTGGGGTTGGGCGAGGGACAGTCAGAAGGGCACTGGCGGCCCTACAGACAGAAGGGTTTGTGCGCACCGAGCACGGGCGTGGCAGTTTTGTACAGGAGGCGATTTATCCCTATGAACTTTCCCGCGGCAGCCGCTTCTCTCACACGCTGGATGGCCTGGGCGTTTATGAGGCTCGCGAGACAGTGCGAAACGGGATCGTCGATGCGAATGGCCGAATTGGGCGCCTGCTTGGTTTGCAGCCGACCGAGAAGCTTGCGCTCATTGAAGTTGTGAGCTTCGCACAGGGACTTCCTCTTCTTGTGGCATCGAATTTTGTGTCTGCTGCTCGCTTCCCTGGCATCGGCGACGCCTACGAACGGAAACAATCGCTCTCCGCCGCGCTGAGGCTATACGAGATGACCACGCAACACCGGACACACACGGAAATCGGTAGTCGTTTGCCCAGCGCGGAGCAGGCTAGGCTTCTTCGGCAACCGAGAACCAGCCCAATCACTGAAGTAGAGAACATGGTTGTCGATCAGTCTGGAGTGCCAAGCTGGGTAGAAGTTTTGTGTTTCGCTTCCAATCGCGTGCGGCTTATTCTGGAAAGGTGACGCCTAGCGTCGACAGGTCATTCATCGACTGCCGCGCTTGTCTTCGTCCTCCGAGCTGCGGCGCTCCTCAGCGACCCGCAACGCGCCCGGCTCTCGCCGTGAATTCGTGCTCTTGCTGCACCCCTACCTTATCATCACTGCCGACCCTCGGAGAGTTTGGCCTCCCGGCGGGGAGAATTGAGTAGCATGAGTGAAGACGCATCGCGCGAACCCCGTTCGTAGATACTTCTTGCCTGCGCAGAGGGCAGCGACTCAACAGCGCCGTGGAAAATCTGTGCAAGACAAGAATGTGATCGCATGGAACAACATGCGTACTTGTACCATGCGGTGATTATATCTCATCTGCCAAACTTTGAAACGATCAACAAATTCTATTAGGCATCTCTAGAGTTACTGAGAATTATAAATTAATCGCACCGAGCTATTAACAGTCCATCATGTGTATGTTACCGAGTCACAGCGGAACGAGGGCAGAAGACCGCGAGAAGCCGGTAAAGTGGTGGGTGACCGAGGTGCTTTGTGTTGGGGGGGCTTGCATTTGTGTTTTGTGCGATCAAGAATTTTGGAAAGGATAGCCATGGTTAAGTTCATCCGAGTTGTGACGAATCATCAAATTATACGAGAAGGACACCTACAAGGTGAAGAATGCTTCGTAATACGTGTGTAGAGGGTTCGCAGCCGATGTTTGTTTTCACGGCCGCCGCCAATGGGGCGTTGATGGTGCAGCCGAGACTTCCTGAGGGAACCGCCAACCGGCAAAAAATCTTTTTGGGGCCCAAATCAGTTCCGGTGTGCGCCACATCCGGTCGGAAACCGGAAAGTCCATCAAATTCTTTGCCGAAGGGACGGCTAAGCAGTCCATCCCTTTCCTCCTGCTGCTCCACATCTTGAGGACCGCAACGTCCATTGTTCGATTGGATGCCAAACGTTTCCGGGAAGCCCACGATCAGGAAGGAACCGTCGGCATCACGTTCTCAAGACGGTCAAGTCTATGTTCACTTTTCCCATTCTTGGTGTCCGCAAAGTTATCGACCGCGGCATTGCCGATGCTGCCGCTAATGGCGGGTTCCGCGATCCGTTTTTCAGGACGCGGTGCAATGAGGGCGACCGGCCCGGCCTCTGGCTCATCAATGACGAGGGTGTCTACCTTATGTCCAACGGCAAGCTCGCCGAGGGTTCACCCACGCTGTTCTACTCGGAGCAATGCCACCCGATTGGCAATCCCGACTGGCGGGACTATAAGCGCCGTCACTTCGGCGGGGCAGCCCGTATGGAGTTCATCGAGGCCGAGCGGTTGATCCCGCTCTTCGACCGCAACTTCCGGGCAACCCACCTCAATGTACAGCTCGCCGGATCCGACATCGGGCTGTCTTTGATCGCGCGCTGATCTCTTCCTTTGATCATCACGCTCGCTCCGACCGATCCTCATCCGCCAAGGCCAAGACCGTCCGCGTCCGCACGAATGCTTGCGATGATCGGCTGAAACAGCTTATCTCATGCCGGATGCGCCAGTGATATGATCAACCGTTGCCTAATTTCTTCCGCGACCTGATGCAACACTCGAAGAAACTGGTCACCATGGGCGGATCGAAGTGCCTTGGCAGGCCTCCAGAGATTCAGCTGATAGGTGATCTGGACGCTCAGCTTTCGCAGGACGATCCCTCTGGTCGCGTAATGTGCGGCCGTTAACGGGTTGACGATCGAAACGCCAACCCCGGCGGCAACCATCGAGCAAACGCCGGTGGCAGTGGTGGTCTCGACTGAATACCGGCGGGATATACCCGCCGCATCGAAAATCTGGTCGAGCTTGCGCCGATATGGATCCTCTTGGGAGAAGTAAACGAAAGCGAGCCCTTCGAAATCCTGCGGGTCCAGGACCGATTTCGAGGTCAGGCGATGTCCTGCAGGAAGCACGCACACGAGTTCGCCCACGTTGATCGTCTCAGTGGCGGCCTCGTCGTAGTCATAGCTTCCTTCAGTTAGCCCGATGTCAAAAAGCTGCGTCGTGAGGTCATGACGTAGCGCTACTTCTTCGAGTGAGTGCACGGAGAGGTGGACCTGCGGGCGGCTTTTCAAAAAGCGATTGGCTACAACAGGCAAAATCGCTTCCGCATAGGCAGGGATGCACGCGATCCGCAGGTGCGCGGCATCATACCCCTTGATCGCCGCCGCTACGCGGCCGATCTCATCCATGCCGACAAATGACCGCGCCACTACAGCGTGGAGCAATTGCGCCTGACTTGTCGGGGTCAAGCGCCTGCCGAACCGACTGAATAGATCGAAGCCGATATGCTGTTCTAATTCGCGTAACTCGCGGCTGATGGTCGGTTGCGATGTCGCTAGAGAGGCCGCCGCTGCTGTCGTGCTTTTGTGGACCATGACGGCATTGAAGATTTCCATTTGGCGCTGGCTGAGCCGCATATTGCCTTCCCGAACATATCAGAAATGAATTAAAGCATGGCAATAATGTATTTTCCAGTCTGAAAAATTTCTGGAATGATCCCTCGAAGTCGCAAAACCGCATCCGCGAGACGATGGGAGCCTTTTATGGCCGAACATTCGATGACCCTGGTTGAGCCGGACGGCGGCACCGGCGAGCGCGACCCATTGGTCTATCGCGATGAGGTCCTTCATATTGAGGGCGTTCGCGTTGATGCGATTGCCCAGGCAGTCGCAACACCCTTTTATTGCTACTCCTCCGCCGCAATAAGAGAGGCATACGGGACCCTGTCGCGCGCGTTGAGCCCCATCGGCGTTTCGGTCTGCTTTGCCGTAAAGGCGAACTGCAATGTGTCCGTTCTCGGCCTGCTAGCTGAATTGGGAAGCGGCATGGACATCGTATCGGGCGGCGAACTCGAGCGCGCTCTCGCCGCAGGTGTGCCGGCTTCGAAGATTATATTCTCTGGCGTCGGCAAGAAACGGGCCGAGATCGCCCGCGCACTGGAGGTGGGGATCCACCAGATCAACGTCGAATCCGCTGCGGAACTCGACGTTGTTATCTCCGTAGCAGCCGCCCTCGACCTGCGCGCGCCCGTCGCGCTGCGAGTTAATCCGGACGTCGATGCCCACACCCATTCTAAGATCAGCACAGGGAGGAGGGAGGACAAATTCGGCATTGCGATCGAGATGATACCCGCTCTCTTCGCCAAGGCAGCTGCTGCGCCGGAACTCGATGTTGTGGGGCTTGCCGTCCACATCGGTTCACAGATTCTGGATCTCACCCCCTATCGGGAAGCCTATTCCCGTATGGCAGATCTTGTTGCGTCCCTGCGATCCCGGGGGCTCCCCGTGCATCGTCTCGATCTTGGCGGTGGGATCGGCATTCTTTACGATCAAAACGCAGGTCGGGAGATCGGCGAATACGCGGAAATCGTCCGTGAGACAGTCGGCGATATCGGATGTGAACTGACTGTTGAGCCAGGGCGTTGGCTGGTCGGGCCCGGAGGGGTTCTCGTGACTGAAGTCCTCTACGTCAAAGAAACGGGCGATCGGCTCACCGCGATTGTCGATGCGGGCATGAACGACCTCATGCGGCCGGCGCTTTATGGCGCTGTTCATCCTGTTCTGCCCCTGAGACACGATCGCCAGGTAAACTCGCACATCTATCAGATTGCGGGCCCAGTTTGCGAGAGTTCCGATGTCTTCGGCACCTATGCGGCCCTGCCGCCATTGCAGTTGGGCGACCGGCTCGTGTTTGGCTGCGCCGGTGCCTACGGCGCCTCCATGGCATCGACCTATAATTCGCGCGATCTGGCGGCTGAAGTCCTCGTCGATGGCGATCGTTTCCGGGTTATTCGGCGCAGGCAAACCATCGAGGCGATGCTAGCCCTGGAGGAGGGATCTGAGTGGCAGATACCTCGTGCAGAGCCTGCAAAGGACGTCGAACGCGTATTTAGGCAGACAGCGTGATGAAACACATCGAATTTCTATCGCGACCTGCATCGGTTGAAACCCCGCTGCACTGGCCATTCGTCAAGATGCACGGTCTTCAGAACTATTTCGTCATCCTCGACCGGCGCGACGGTAACAAGCGATTTGATGTCGAAGACGTCATTCGCATATGCAGCGCTAACACCGGGCCTGGCGGTGAGCAATTGCTGACCATCGAGCGGCCGTCGAGTGAGGGACTAAGCGCCGGCGCCTACGCGGCGATGAGGATTTTCAACATCGACGGCCAGGAAGTTGGGGCCTGTGGCAATGCCACACGCTGCATGGCCTATCTGCTACTCGAGGAGACCGGCAAGGACGAGGTGAGGATAGAAACCACAGCCGATGTCCTGCTATGCCGTAGGGCCGGACTGAGCGAGATCAGCGTCACGCTTGGTCCGATCAGCATGGATTGGCGCAAGATTCCCTTATCCCGGGAGGCTAATACGCACCACCTACCGGTGGAAAGCGGGCCACTCAAGGACGGGATCGCGCTCAATGTCGGCAACCCGCATGCCGTTTTCTTCGTAGATCGGCTCGATAACATCGACATGCCCCGCTATGCACCCGCAGTGCAAAATGATCCTCTCTTCCCTGAGGGCGCGAACGTAGGCGCGGCCGAGGTCCTGGACGAACGGACGCTCAGGCTCGTGGTCTGGGAACGCCCCGGCATATTGACGACGGCATGCGGAACCGGTGCGTGTGTCGCGGCATATGCGGCGCGCAAACGAGGTCTCGTGACCTCGACGTCCATCGCAGTTCATCTTCCTGCCGGAAAGCTGGAAATCGAACTTCTTGGCGACGATCGGGTCATCATGACCGGACCAGTCGCGTTTTGCTGCCACGGATTCATAGAAGGAGGCAAGCAGCGCTAGTCACGAATGCGCCGCGGATCATGGCTCGGATCGTCGCGGTACCGAATACAGGCGTTAGAGAGCCACCACCACAACAAACAGGGGAATGAACGATGCAAGCCACGACCATTTCTTTTGCATTCAGCGCTGCGCTCTTCGTGTCGGCACTGCCAGGTGCTGCGCAAGCGCAGGATGTCCCAAACAACCTCAAGGGGACAGGCGAAGTCGTCGTCACGTCGGGCGGCGGAACCTGGGAGGAGGCCCAGAAGAAAGCATTCTTTGATCCGTTCACGCGCGATACTGGCATCAAAGTGGTGCTGGTTCCTGAGGATCACGCCAAACTGTTGGCCTCGGTCAAGCTTGGGCAGCCCGCGGCCGACATCACCGACATACCCGGCGGTGAACTGTCGGCTTGGGTCGGCAAGGACGCTGCCGAGAAGTTTGACTACCGCTACTTTGGCAAGGAAACACTGACCGGCATGCCGGAGCAGATGAAGGCTGAGTATGGCGTTGGCTCTTTGCTCTACTCTATTGGCGTCGCCTACAACACCAAGAAGTACCCGGAGGATGGGAAGCATCCGAAGGACTGGGCGGATCTCTACAACGTTAAGGAATTCCCTGGAAAGCGGGCGTTGCCGAAATGCGACAAAATTCTCGATGGCGGCTTGCTTGAGGGGGCCCTACTTGGCGATGGCGTCACCCCGGATAAGCTCTATCCCCTCGACATGGACCGTGCTTTCGCTAAGGTCAAGCAGTTGATGCCCGATGTGGGGCGCTGGTGGGTGGCAGGCGCCGACGCTCCGCAAAGCCTGATCGACGGCGAGGTTGATTTGGCGGCAGCTTATAACGGTCGGATCAATACTGCGAAGAAGCAAGGCGCACCGCTCGCGTTTTCGTGGGACCAGTCCTTGGTTCAATTTGACTATTGGATTGTCATGAAGGACACGCCCAACAAGGAAAACGCATTCAAGTTCCTTGCCTATATCTCTCGTCCGGAGCCGCAGGCGGCGTTTGCTGAGGCAATTTCTTACGGCCCAGTGAACAACGAGGCCTACAAGGTCATCCCCAAGGACGTCGCGCAAATTCTCCCGGGCGCGCCGGAACTTGTGAAGAAGCAGGTGTTCCAGAACTACGCATGGTGGAGCGAGAAGCGGCCTGACGGCCAAACCAATTACGACGCTGCGCTCCAGCGCTGCGTTGCGCTTCTGTCGCAGTGAACACCGAGAGTCGCTGCGGGGCCATGC
The genomic region above belongs to Mesorhizobium sp. B4-1-4 and contains:
- a CDS encoding GntR family transcriptional regulator, with protein sequence MTIIAREKVGQALKEEIASGVAKPGMQLPSESALAARFGVGRGTVRRALAALQTEGFVRTEHGRGSFVQEAIYPYELSRGSRFSHTLDGLGVYEARETVRNGIVDANGRIGRLLGLQPTEKLALIEVVSFAQGLPLLVASNFVSAARFPGIGDAYERKQSLSAALRLYEMTTQHRTHTEIGSRLPSAEQARLLRQPRTSPITEVENMVVDQSGVPSWVEVLCFASNRVRLILER
- a CDS encoding DUF3085 domain-containing protein, which gives rise to MFTFPILGVRKVIDRGIADAAANGGFRDPFFRTRCNEGDRPGLWLINDEGVYLMSNGKLAEGSPTLFYSEQCHPIGNPDWRDYKRRHFGGAARMEFIEAERLIPLFDRNFRATHLNVQLAGSDIGLSLIAR
- a CDS encoding LysR family transcriptional regulator, with amino-acid sequence MRLSQRQMEIFNAVMVHKSTTAAAASLATSQPTISRELRELEQHIGFDLFSRFGRRLTPTSQAQLLHAVVARSFVGMDEIGRVAAAIKGYDAAHLRIACIPAYAEAILPVVANRFLKSRPQVHLSVHSLEEVALRHDLTTQLFDIGLTEGSYDYDEAATETINVGELVCVLPAGHRLTSKSVLDPQDFEGLAFVYFSQEDPYRRKLDQIFDAAGISRRYSVETTTATGVCSMVAAGVGVSIVNPLTAAHYATRGIVLRKLSVQITYQLNLWRPAKALRSAHGDQFLRVLHQVAEEIRQRLIISLAHPA
- the lysA gene encoding diaminopimelate decarboxylase, producing the protein MAEHSMTLVEPDGGTGERDPLVYRDEVLHIEGVRVDAIAQAVATPFYCYSSAAIREAYGTLSRALSPIGVSVCFAVKANCNVSVLGLLAELGSGMDIVSGGELERALAAGVPASKIIFSGVGKKRAEIARALEVGIHQINVESAAELDVVISVAAALDLRAPVALRVNPDVDAHTHSKISTGRREDKFGIAIEMIPALFAKAAAAPELDVVGLAVHIGSQILDLTPYREAYSRMADLVASLRSRGLPVHRLDLGGGIGILYDQNAGREIGEYAEIVRETVGDIGCELTVEPGRWLVGPGGVLVTEVLYVKETGDRLTAIVDAGMNDLMRPALYGAVHPVLPLRHDRQVNSHIYQIAGPVCESSDVFGTYAALPPLQLGDRLVFGCAGAYGASMASTYNSRDLAAEVLVDGDRFRVIRRRQTIEAMLALEEGSEWQIPRAEPAKDVERVFRQTA
- the dapF gene encoding diaminopimelate epimerase, whose protein sequence is MKHIEFLSRPASVETPLHWPFVKMHGLQNYFVILDRRDGNKRFDVEDVIRICSANTGPGGEQLLTIERPSSEGLSAGAYAAMRIFNIDGQEVGACGNATRCMAYLLLEETGKDEVRIETTADVLLCRRAGLSEISVTLGPISMDWRKIPLSREANTHHLPVESGPLKDGIALNVGNPHAVFFVDRLDNIDMPRYAPAVQNDPLFPEGANVGAAEVLDERTLRLVVWERPGILTTACGTGACVAAYAARKRGLVTSTSIAVHLPAGKLEIELLGDDRVIMTGPVAFCCHGFIEGGKQR
- a CDS encoding polyamine ABC transporter substrate-binding protein, with translation MQATTISFAFSAALFVSALPGAAQAQDVPNNLKGTGEVVVTSGGGTWEEAQKKAFFDPFTRDTGIKVVLVPEDHAKLLASVKLGQPAADITDIPGGELSAWVGKDAAEKFDYRYFGKETLTGMPEQMKAEYGVGSLLYSIGVAYNTKKYPEDGKHPKDWADLYNVKEFPGKRALPKCDKILDGGLLEGALLGDGVTPDKLYPLDMDRAFAKVKQLMPDVGRWWVAGADAPQSLIDGEVDLAAAYNGRINTAKKQGAPLAFSWDQSLVQFDYWIVMKDTPNKENAFKFLAYISRPEPQAAFAEAISYGPVNNEAYKVIPKDVAQILPGAPELVKKQVFQNYAWWSEKRPDGQTNYDAALQRCVALLSQ